A part of Candidatus Electrothrix aestuarii genomic DNA contains:
- a CDS encoding acetyl-CoA carboxylase biotin carboxylase subunit: MKTKILVANRGEIAIRIIRAIQELNYEAIAIYETPDKDSKHIRIADEAVWLGDGPRCDYLNIEKVVKAARKAGATAIHPGYGFLAENADFAKACEDAGIIFIGPSSDTIDKLGNKVMARKIMADAGIPMVPGTNNLKAGDEGLEEAREFGRKYGYPIMLKATSGGGGRGIRRVENEKELGEQYGIARTEAKAAFNDDSVYLEKVVVNPKHIEVQVIADKSGHTVHLGTRDCSIQRRNQKLVEIAPAFQLTPEQQEDISMTAVRAAKAANYFNAGTVEFLFDSDGSYYFMEINTRIQVEHTVSEMITGIDIVRTQIKLALGKELLFNQDDVQLRGHAVEVRINAEDPKNNFMPEGGKTVRVYRSPGGYGVRLDGFCYQGYTIPQVYDSLLVKLTVFGWSWHETVDRLRRCLNNFVISGPKTTIPFFLRLLQEPDFQEGHFDTSFLDTHDGLLDYEEDASEVNKLARLIAEIHQKGENTYAA, translated from the coding sequence GTGAAAACAAAAATACTTGTTGCTAACCGAGGGGAAATAGCTATCCGGATTATCCGGGCTATCCAGGAATTAAATTACGAAGCCATAGCTATTTATGAGACGCCTGATAAGGATTCTAAACATATACGAATTGCTGATGAGGCAGTCTGGCTTGGCGACGGTCCCCGTTGTGATTATCTGAATATAGAAAAGGTTGTTAAGGCTGCCCGGAAAGCAGGGGCTACGGCAATCCATCCCGGCTATGGATTCTTGGCAGAAAATGCCGATTTTGCCAAGGCCTGTGAAGATGCTGGCATTATCTTTATTGGACCTTCTTCAGATACCATCGATAAACTGGGGAATAAGGTCATGGCCCGTAAGATCATGGCCGATGCTGGTATCCCGATGGTACCCGGCACAAATAACCTGAAGGCTGGTGATGAAGGGCTGGAAGAGGCCAGGGAGTTTGGTCGCAAATACGGATATCCCATCATGCTGAAGGCGACCTCCGGTGGCGGTGGACGCGGTATTCGGCGAGTAGAGAATGAGAAGGAGCTGGGAGAGCAGTATGGCATCGCTCGTACAGAGGCCAAGGCTGCCTTTAACGACGATTCCGTGTACCTGGAAAAAGTGGTTGTTAATCCCAAGCATATTGAGGTCCAGGTTATTGCCGATAAGAGTGGTCATACCGTTCATCTCGGAACCCGCGACTGTTCCATCCAGCGTCGTAACCAAAAGCTGGTCGAAATTGCGCCAGCCTTCCAGCTGACCCCAGAGCAGCAGGAAGATATCAGCATGACCGCTGTACGAGCTGCTAAGGCAGCCAATTACTTTAATGCAGGGACCGTAGAGTTCCTCTTTGACAGTGATGGCAGCTATTATTTCATGGAGATTAATACCCGTATCCAGGTGGAGCACACCGTCTCAGAGATGATCACCGGTATTGATATTGTTCGGACCCAGATCAAGCTGGCCCTGGGCAAAGAGCTGCTCTTTAATCAGGATGACGTACAATTACGTGGTCATGCCGTGGAGGTGCGCATCAATGCCGAAGACCCCAAGAACAACTTTATGCCTGAGGGCGGCAAGACTGTTCGGGTATATCGCTCACCAGGTGGGTATGGGGTGCGTCTGGACGGCTTCTGTTACCAGGGCTACACCATTCCCCAGGTCTATGACTCCTTACTGGTTAAGCTCACCGTCTTTGGCTGGTCCTGGCATGAAACCGTGGATAGGCTCAGGCGCTGTCTGAATAACTTTGTTATCAGCGGTCCCAAGACGACCATTCCTTTTTTCCTCCGTTTGTTGCAAGAGCCTGATTTCCAAGAAGGCCATTTTGATACCTCTTTCCTTGACACCCATGACGGGTTGCTGGATTACGAAGAGGATGCCAGTGAAGTGAATAAGCTGGCCCGTCTGATCGCTGAGATTCATCAGAAAGGTGAAAACACCTATGCGGCGTAG
- a CDS encoding biotin/lipoyl-containing protein, whose protein sequence is MTRVTQDMETAAVLKAVREADGYYITNTARDMSQSDYKNRILLHTDLMAASAREKAGYFSLEITGGASVHVDILRKQVDPFLKLELLREAMPNTMFQTLCRGLNLFGYRPYPQNVIRFTVREFAKYVDVWRTFDFMNHVPNMQAVFEEVAKAGKINEPCICFSTGPEHTNEYYVNKVQEILDVTGEEITLCIKNHGGLGTPRRIGELVDAIKQAYPDIIIHYHGHNTDGNDVGRIVEAVMNGAKIVDASDHSFTGFYGPPPILTVIQTLKDLGKTAVGIDEEAVIESSDVIRDERQHYAQFESQIKGFQPTVQIHKLPGGAMGSSLEQAVKGGFLDKMPDILHKELPEVQKELGNYWSVTPGSQILWTTAVSNVQNGRYESPSGDLKNLLLGKYGPFPFYQPAEWIYEKVFGENWKTILEEEGGIDDIGDMDIEQERATLAERLGSEPTEQQLVLYLQHPNDAVNFLKFEEEFGRAYVLPPSIFLRQGGFELGESITFRDHSGKEHMLEVGPVQKTDEGETNVYLNVDHHERVYVFEPEAVQGAQVTVTLSKEEIEELASAGDIRAPFAGNVSAINVKEGQEIAEGDQVMVLEAMKMQTPILSEVAGVVKTISVKVGDALKVGDKLLKIEVTEE, encoded by the coding sequence ATGACACGAGTTACCCAGGACATGGAAACAGCAGCAGTGCTCAAGGCAGTGCGTGAGGCTGATGGCTATTATATTACCAACACGGCTCGGGATATGTCCCAGTCGGACTATAAAAACAGAATTCTGCTGCATACGGATCTGATGGCAGCATCTGCCCGGGAAAAGGCAGGCTACTTCTCCTTGGAGATCACCGGTGGTGCGTCCGTGCATGTGGATATCCTCCGCAAGCAGGTGGACCCCTTCCTCAAGCTGGAGCTGCTGCGTGAGGCCATGCCGAACACCATGTTCCAGACCCTTTGTCGTGGGTTGAACCTGTTTGGCTACCGTCCTTACCCCCAGAATGTGATCCGCTTCACGGTTCGGGAATTTGCCAAGTACGTGGATGTTTGGAGAACCTTTGACTTTATGAACCATGTGCCCAATATGCAGGCGGTTTTTGAAGAGGTAGCCAAGGCTGGCAAGATCAATGAGCCTTGCATCTGTTTCTCCACCGGACCTGAGCATACCAATGAGTACTATGTGAACAAGGTCCAGGAAATCCTGGATGTAACCGGGGAAGAGATCACCCTCTGTATCAAAAATCACGGTGGTTTGGGTACTCCGCGCCGCATCGGTGAGTTGGTGGATGCTATTAAGCAGGCCTATCCAGACATCATTATTCATTACCACGGCCATAATACCGACGGTAACGACGTGGGCCGCATCGTTGAAGCGGTGATGAACGGCGCCAAGATTGTTGATGCCTCTGATCATTCCTTCACCGGTTTCTACGGACCTCCTCCCATCCTGACCGTTATCCAGACCCTGAAGGATCTGGGCAAAACCGCTGTGGGCATTGATGAGGAAGCAGTGATTGAGTCCTCTGACGTTATCCGTGATGAGCGCCAGCATTATGCCCAGTTTGAATCCCAGATCAAGGGCTTCCAGCCCACAGTGCAGATTCATAAACTACCTGGTGGTGCTATGGGCTCCAGTCTGGAGCAGGCAGTCAAAGGTGGCTTTCTGGATAAAATGCCGGATATCCTCCACAAGGAATTGCCTGAGGTACAGAAAGAGTTGGGGAATTACTGGAGTGTAACCCCTGGTTCGCAGATCCTCTGGACCACAGCGGTTTCCAATGTCCAGAACGGACGCTATGAGTCACCGTCCGGCGATCTGAAAAACCTCCTTCTTGGTAAGTATGGTCCCTTCCCCTTTTATCAGCCTGCTGAGTGGATCTATGAGAAGGTCTTTGGCGAGAACTGGAAGACCATCCTGGAGGAAGAGGGCGGTATCGATGATATCGGCGATATGGATATAGAGCAGGAACGTGCTACCTTGGCAGAGCGCTTGGGCTCTGAACCCACTGAGCAGCAGTTGGTGCTGTATCTCCAGCATCCCAATGATGCCGTTAATTTCTTAAAGTTTGAAGAAGAGTTTGGTCGGGCCTATGTCCTGCCTCCGTCCATCTTCCTCCGTCAGGGTGGTTTTGAGCTGGGCGAGAGCATCACCTTCCGCGATCATTCCGGCAAAGAGCATATGCTGGAGGTTGGGCCGGTGCAGAAGACCGACGAAGGTGAGACCAATGTTTATCTGAACGTGGATCACCATGAGCGGGTCTATGTCTTTGAGCCTGAGGCTGTTCAGGGCGCCCAGGTAACTGTGACGCTGTCTAAGGAAGAGATTGAAGAGCTGGCCAGCGCTGGCGACATTCGTGCGCCGTTTGCTGGTAATGTCAGTGCAATCAATGTGAAGGAAGGGCAGGAAATTGCTGAAGGTGATCAGGTCATGGTCCTGGAAGCCATGAAGATGCAGACGCCGATCCTTTCTGAAGTTGCTGGTGTTGTCAAGACGATCAGCGTCAAGGTGGGGGATGCCCTCAAGGTCGGTGATAAGCTCTTAAAAATTGAGGTAACTGAAGAGTAA
- a CDS encoding HEAT repeat domain-containing protein, translating into MQETLRKYAADLRSSEELIEAHRQEMNSEQDTREAIGILHSRGGWKEFELGKQLTESGNPEDRIIGADILSQLGLDKRSFHEESLAVLINLLRDPDHQVIHYAAIGLGHRNDARAIPPLVELAEHEDALVRFGVTFGLSCHDDEQAIAALMQLCKDEDYDVRNWAMFDLACQTDMDGPEIREALAAGLQDVEAEIRGEALVGLARRKDARAFPAIVKEWAAHDVSILSIEAAEELADPDLVPHLMNLQESLEFTEDDLYFQDRIEDALMACEKNTEPVFNPGEDELEEE; encoded by the coding sequence ATGCAAGAGACATTAAGGAAGTATGCAGCAGATTTGAGAAGCTCGGAAGAGCTGATTGAAGCTCATCGCCAGGAAATGAATTCTGAGCAGGATACCCGTGAGGCCATAGGTATCCTCCATTCTCGCGGCGGATGGAAGGAGTTTGAGCTGGGAAAACAGCTCACCGAGAGTGGGAATCCAGAGGATCGCATCATAGGGGCAGACATTCTTTCTCAGCTGGGTTTGGACAAACGCTCATTCCATGAGGAATCGCTTGCCGTCCTGATTAACCTGCTCCGTGACCCTGACCACCAGGTTATTCATTATGCCGCGATTGGTTTGGGCCATCGCAACGATGCCCGAGCCATTCCTCCCTTGGTTGAGTTGGCGGAGCATGAGGACGCTTTGGTACGCTTTGGCGTGACCTTCGGCCTCAGCTGTCATGATGATGAGCAGGCCATAGCCGCCTTGATGCAACTCTGCAAGGATGAGGACTATGATGTCCGCAACTGGGCCATGTTCGATCTTGCCTGCCAGACTGATATGGACGGACCGGAGATCCGCGAGGCCTTGGCTGCGGGCTTGCAGGATGTTGAGGCAGAGATTCGTGGTGAGGCCCTGGTTGGGCTGGCCAGGAGAAAGGACGCTCGGGCCTTTCCTGCCATAGTTAAGGAATGGGCAGCCCATGATGTCAGCATTCTGAGTATTGAAGCGGCTGAGGAACTGGCTGATCCTGATCTGGTACCCCATCTGATGAACCTGCAGGAAAGCCTGGAGTTCACCGAAGATGATTTATATTTTCAGGACAGGATAGAAGATGCCCTGATGGCCTGTGAGAAAAATACCGAGCCTGTCTTTAATCCAGGTGAGGATGAGCTGGAAGAGGAGTGA